In Mycobacterium stomatepiae, the following are encoded in one genomic region:
- a CDS encoding MlaE family ABC transporter permease — translation MIEQLAVPARAVGGFFEMMIDTARASFRRPFQGREFLDQTWMIARVSLVPTLLVSIPFTVLVAFTLNILLREIGAADLSGAGTAFGTITQLGPVVTVLVVAGAGATAICADLGARTIREEIDAMRVLGIDPIHRLVVPRVLASTVVALLLNGLVCAIGLSGGYVFSVFLQGVNPGAFINGLTVLTGLRELVLAEVKALLFGVMAGLVGCYRGLTVKGGPKGVGNAVNETVVYAFICLFVINVVMTAIGVRFSTK, via the coding sequence TTGATCGAACAGCTTGCGGTTCCGGCCCGCGCTGTCGGCGGGTTTTTCGAGATGATGATCGACACGGCCCGTGCTTCTTTCCGACGACCGTTTCAAGGCCGCGAGTTTTTGGATCAGACGTGGATGATCGCGCGCGTGTCGCTGGTCCCGACGCTGTTGGTGTCGATCCCATTCACGGTCCTGGTGGCATTCACCCTCAATATCCTGCTCCGCGAGATCGGTGCGGCCGATTTGTCAGGCGCCGGAACGGCATTCGGCACCATCACCCAGCTGGGCCCGGTGGTGACCGTGCTCGTCGTCGCCGGTGCGGGCGCCACCGCGATCTGTGCGGACCTCGGCGCGCGCACCATCCGTGAGGAAATCGATGCGATGCGGGTGCTCGGCATCGACCCGATCCACCGGCTGGTGGTGCCCCGCGTTCTGGCGTCGACCGTTGTCGCGCTGCTGCTGAACGGTTTGGTGTGCGCCATCGGTTTATCCGGTGGCTATGTTTTCTCTGTCTTCCTCCAGGGCGTCAACCCCGGCGCGTTCATCAACGGGTTGACCGTGTTGACCGGATTGCGTGAGTTGGTGCTCGCCGAAGTCAAGGCGCTGCTGTTCGGCGTGATGGCCGGCCTCGTCGGCTGCTACCGCGGCCTCACCGTCAAAGGTGGGCCGAAGGGCGTCGGCAACGCGGTCAACGAAACCGTCGTCTACGCATTCATCTGTCTGTTCGTCATCAACGTGGTGATGACGGCCATCGGCGTGCGGTTCTCGACGAAGTGA
- a CDS encoding MlaE family ABC transporter permease encodes MSYDLTYRFRNIAARLQGPVDDFGEQALFYGQTMRYVPNALTRYRKETIRLVAEMTLGAGALVMIGGTVGVAAFLTLASGGVIAVQGYSSLGNIGIEALTGFLSAFLNVRVVAPVIAGIALAATIGAGATAQLGAMRVSEEIDAVECMAVHSVSYLVSTRLIAGLVAIIPLYSLSVLAAFFAARFTTVFINGQSAGLYDHYFNTFLIPSDLLWSFLQAIVMSIAVMLVHTYYGYNTSGGPVGVGIAVGQAVRTSLIVVVVITLFISLAVYGASGNFNLSG; translated from the coding sequence ATGAGCTACGACCTCACTTACCGATTCCGCAACATCGCGGCGAGATTGCAAGGCCCGGTTGACGACTTCGGTGAGCAGGCGTTGTTCTACGGCCAGACGATGCGCTATGTCCCCAACGCACTCACCCGGTATCGCAAGGAGACGATCCGGCTCGTCGCGGAGATGACGCTGGGCGCGGGTGCGCTGGTGATGATCGGTGGCACGGTCGGCGTCGCGGCGTTCCTGACGCTGGCCTCCGGCGGGGTCATCGCCGTGCAGGGTTACTCGTCGCTGGGCAACATCGGTATCGAGGCATTGACCGGCTTCCTGTCGGCGTTCCTGAACGTGCGCGTGGTCGCACCTGTCATTGCCGGCATCGCGCTGGCAGCGACGATCGGTGCCGGTGCCACCGCCCAATTGGGTGCCATGCGGGTGTCCGAGGAAATCGACGCCGTCGAATGCATGGCGGTGCACTCGGTGTCCTATTTGGTGTCGACTCGGCTGATCGCCGGCCTGGTCGCGATCATCCCGCTGTACTCGCTATCGGTGCTCGCCGCGTTCTTCGCTGCCCGCTTCACCACGGTCTTCATCAATGGGCAGTCGGCCGGTCTGTACGACCACTACTTCAACACGTTCCTGATCCCGTCGGACCTCCTTTGGTCGTTCCTGCAGGCCATCGTGATGTCCATCGCGGTGATGCTGGTCCATACCTATTACGGCTACAACACCAGCGGTGGGCCGGTGGGCGTGGGCATCGCGGTCGGTCAGGCGGTGCGGACCTCACTGATCGTCGTCGTCGTCATCACTTTGTTCATCTCGCTGGCCGTCTACGGCGCTTCCGGTAACTTCAATCTCTCCGGGTAA
- a CDS encoding MCE family protein produces the protein MADAGSRRTTVRLAAALLASLLVAFSVLTYLSYTAAFASVDTVTVAAPRAGLVMDKGAKVKYRGIQIGKVTDINYGGDQARLTLAINSDDMHYIPSNAAVHIAGNTIFGAKSVEFVPPQVPSPTSLRPNAHVQAAAVQLEVNTLFQSLMDLLHKVDQVELNGTLSAFAEGLRGHGDDFGALLSGLNTLTQQTNPKLPALQEDFRKTAIVTGVYADAAPDLNTIFDNLPTINKTVVDQQKNLNNTLLATIGLSNNAYETLQPAEQDFIDAINRLRAPLKVASDYSPEFGCLFKGIDRGLKEFGPILGVRKAGLFTSSSFVLGAPAYTFPESLPIVNASGGPNCRGLPDIPNKQNGGSWYRAPFLVTDNANIPYEPFTELQFDAPSTLQFLFHGSFAERDDF, from the coding sequence ATGGCAGACGCCGGATCGCGACGTACAACTGTTCGGCTGGCAGCGGCGCTGCTGGCCAGTTTGTTGGTGGCGTTTTCGGTGCTGACCTACCTCTCCTACACAGCGGCTTTTGCCTCCGTCGACACGGTCACCGTCGCGGCGCCGCGGGCCGGGCTGGTGATGGACAAGGGCGCCAAGGTCAAGTACCGCGGCATCCAGATCGGCAAGGTCACCGACATCAACTACGGTGGCGACCAGGCACGCCTGACGCTGGCGATCAACAGCGACGACATGCATTACATTCCGTCCAACGCGGCCGTACATATCGCGGGCAATACGATTTTCGGCGCCAAATCGGTGGAATTCGTTCCGCCCCAGGTGCCTTCGCCGACGTCGTTGCGCCCCAACGCGCACGTCCAGGCCGCCGCGGTGCAGCTGGAAGTCAACACGCTGTTCCAATCGCTGATGGATCTGCTGCATAAGGTCGACCAGGTCGAGCTGAACGGAACGCTCAGCGCCTTCGCCGAGGGCCTGCGTGGCCACGGCGACGACTTCGGTGCGCTGCTCTCGGGGTTGAATACCCTGACGCAACAGACGAATCCGAAGCTGCCCGCGTTGCAGGAGGACTTCCGCAAGACGGCCATCGTCACGGGCGTCTACGCCGACGCGGCCCCGGACCTGAACACGATCTTCGACAACCTGCCCACCATCAACAAGACCGTCGTCGATCAGCAGAAAAACCTCAACAACACGCTATTGGCCACGATTGGCCTATCCAACAACGCTTACGAGACGTTGCAGCCGGCCGAGCAGGACTTCATCGACGCCATCAACCGGCTGCGGGCACCTCTTAAGGTCGCGTCCGACTACTCGCCCGAATTCGGTTGTCTGTTCAAGGGTATCGATCGTGGGCTAAAGGAGTTCGGGCCCATTCTCGGTGTCCGCAAGGCCGGCTTGTTCACCTCGTCGAGCTTTGTGCTGGGCGCGCCGGCGTACACCTTCCCGGAATCACTGCCGATCGTGAACGCCTCCGGCGGACCGAACTGCCGTGGCTTGCCGGACATTCCGAACAAGCAGAACGGCGGGTCGTGGTACCGCGCGCCGTTCCTGGTCACCGACAACGCCAACATCCCCTACGAGCCGTTCACCGAACTGCAGTTCGACGCACCCTCGACGCTGCAATTCCTGTTCCACGGCTCCTTCGCGGAACGGGACGACTTCTGA
- a CDS encoding MCE family protein — protein MASSELPSHRSMVIKVSVFTVTMLLVAAGLVVVFGDFRFGDESTYHATFIDASKLKAGQKVRISGVPVGSVNGLKLNPDNTVDVAFEIDSRYTLYSSTRAVIRYENLVGDRFLEITSGPGELRKLAPGGTINAQHTQPALDLDALLGGLKPVLKGLDADKVNTISGAVIELLQGQGGALSNVLADTSAFSTALSQRDQLIGDAITNLNGVLGTIDQKSAQFSTSVDQLQQLISGLAKNKDSIAGAIPPLASTTTDLTELLKNSRRPLQGILENTRPLATEIDNRKAEVDNDVEQLGEDYLRLAALGAYGSFFNIYFCSVTIKINGPAGSDIRLPLGGQVDPSVGRCAFAK, from the coding sequence ATGGCGAGTTCGGAATTGCCATCGCACCGGTCGATGGTGATCAAGGTCAGCGTGTTTACGGTAACGATGCTGCTGGTGGCCGCGGGCCTGGTGGTGGTCTTCGGTGATTTCCGGTTCGGCGACGAAAGCACCTACCACGCAACGTTTATCGATGCGTCTAAGTTGAAGGCAGGCCAAAAGGTCCGCATTTCGGGTGTGCCGGTCGGCTCGGTGAACGGCCTCAAACTCAACCCGGATAACACCGTCGACGTGGCATTCGAAATCGACAGCCGCTACACGCTGTACTCGTCGACACGCGCGGTGATCCGCTACGAAAACCTGGTCGGTGACCGCTTCCTCGAGATCACGTCCGGCCCGGGCGAGCTGCGTAAGCTGGCACCGGGGGGAACGATCAACGCCCAACACACCCAGCCAGCACTGGATTTGGATGCGCTGCTGGGTGGGCTCAAGCCGGTGCTCAAGGGCTTGGATGCCGACAAGGTCAACACGATCAGCGGCGCGGTCATCGAGCTGTTGCAGGGCCAGGGTGGAGCATTGTCGAACGTGCTGGCCGACACCAGCGCATTCTCGACGGCGCTGAGCCAGCGCGACCAACTGATCGGCGACGCGATCACCAACCTGAACGGGGTGCTGGGCACCATCGATCAGAAGAGTGCGCAATTCTCGACCAGTGTCGACCAGCTGCAGCAGTTGATCAGCGGTCTGGCCAAAAACAAGGATTCGATCGCGGGAGCCATTCCGCCGCTGGCATCGACCACGACCGATCTCACCGAGCTGCTGAAGAATTCGCGTCGACCGCTGCAAGGCATCCTGGAGAACACCCGGCCGCTGGCGACCGAAATCGACAACCGTAAGGCCGAGGTGGACAACGACGTTGAGCAACTGGGCGAGGACTATCTGCGCCTTGCCGCACTCGGCGCCTACGGGTCATTCTTCAACATCTACTTCTGTTCGGTGACGATCAAGATCAACGGACCGGCCGGTAGCGACATCCGCCTGCCCTTGGGTGGCCAGGTGGATCCCAGCGTAGGGAGGTGCGCTTTTGCCAAGTAA
- a CDS encoding virulence factor Mce family protein: MPSNAKRERDPLRTGVFGVVLVLCVVLLAFGYANLPFYPQGRVYDAYFSDAGGISPGNSVYVSGFKVGKVQAVGLAGDSAKVTFSVDRHIAVGDQSLAAIRTDTILGERSIAVTPAGHGKATTIPRSRTTTPYTLAGALEDLGQNANDLDKPQFEQALNVLTDTLHGATPELRGALDGVTSLSRTLNRRDEALQSLLAHAKSVTGVLSQRADQVNKLVDDGNELFAALDERSAALGQLISGISGLSAQLSGFVADNRKEFGPALSKLNDVLSNLNERRDYITEALKRLPTYATELGEVVGSGPGFNVNVYGVIPAPLLATMFDFFYQPGKLPASLSDYLRGLIQERWTIRPKSP, translated from the coding sequence TTGCCAAGTAACGCCAAGCGCGAACGTGACCCCTTGCGCACCGGGGTCTTCGGTGTAGTGCTGGTTCTCTGCGTGGTGTTGCTCGCATTCGGCTACGCCAACTTGCCGTTCTATCCGCAGGGCCGGGTCTACGACGCTTACTTCAGCGACGCCGGCGGCATCTCGCCCGGCAACTCCGTTTACGTGTCGGGCTTCAAGGTCGGCAAGGTGCAGGCTGTCGGACTGGCCGGAGACAGCGCGAAGGTGACGTTCTCGGTGGATCGCCACATCGCGGTCGGTGACCAGTCGCTGGCCGCGATCCGTACCGACACCATCCTCGGCGAGCGCTCGATCGCGGTGACTCCCGCGGGTCATGGCAAGGCGACCACTATTCCGCGCAGCCGCACGACCACGCCGTACACGCTGGCCGGCGCGCTCGAGGATTTGGGGCAAAACGCGAACGACCTGGACAAGCCGCAGTTCGAACAGGCGTTGAACGTTCTCACCGACACGCTGCACGGCGCGACCCCGGAACTGCGCGGCGCGCTCGACGGGGTGACGTCGCTATCGCGCACGCTGAACCGGCGGGACGAGGCGCTGCAAAGCCTGCTGGCACACGCGAAATCGGTGACTGGTGTGTTGTCGCAACGCGCCGACCAGGTCAACAAGTTGGTCGACGACGGCAACGAGTTGTTCGCCGCGCTCGACGAGCGCAGCGCCGCGCTGGGACAATTGATCTCGGGCATCAGCGGCCTGTCGGCACAGCTGTCTGGGTTCGTGGCCGACAACCGCAAGGAGTTCGGCCCGGCCCTGAGCAAACTCAACGACGTGTTGAGCAATCTGAACGAGCGCCGCGACTACATCACCGAGGCCTTGAAACGGTTGCCCACCTATGCGACCGAGCTCGGCGAGGTCGTGGGATCCGGGCCCGGATTCAACGTCAACGTATACGGTGTGATCCCGGCACCGCTACTGGCGACGATGTTCGACTTCTTCTACCAGCCGGGTAAGCTGCCGGCCAGCCTCTCCGACTACCTGCGCGGGTTGATCCAAGAACGCTGGACCATCCGACCGAAGTCGCCATGA
- a CDS encoding virulence factor Mce family protein: MIQRIAGSRGLRYTTIIALIAVLVGGVYVLTSQANNRTIVGYFTSAVGLYPGDQVRVLGVPIGKIDSIEPRPSDVKITMTVPKDVKIPKDAKAVIMSPNLVAARFIQLAPAYTGGAVLPDGASIDLNRTAVPVEWDEVKEALTQLAVSLGPAGGSVQGPLGAAINQAADTFDGKGQSFHGALQELSQVAGRLGDSRNDIFGTVKNLQVLVNALSASNEQIVQFAGSVASVSQVLADSSRHLDNTLGTLNQALTDIRGFLHENNSTLIDTVNQLNDFSKTLSDQSDNIEQILHVAGPGIANFYNIYDPAQGTLNGLLSIPEFANPVQFICGGSFETAAGSRAPDYYRRAELCRERLGPVLRRLAVNYPPVMFHPLNTITAYKGQIIYDTPETQAKAQTPIPQLTWIPAPGVPPPAVQNPADLQALLVPTAPQAGPPPGAPAGAGPAPAPGPAPGSAFGPLPGPAQGPSAGLQNGPGAGG, translated from the coding sequence ATGATCCAGCGAATCGCCGGCAGCCGCGGGCTGCGCTACACCACCATCATCGCGCTGATCGCGGTGCTGGTGGGCGGCGTGTATGTGCTTACTTCCCAAGCGAATAACCGCACCATCGTTGGCTACTTCACGTCCGCGGTCGGGCTGTACCCCGGTGATCAGGTACGTGTCCTGGGCGTTCCGATCGGCAAGATCGACTCGATCGAACCGCGGCCGTCGGACGTCAAAATCACGATGACGGTGCCCAAGGACGTGAAGATCCCGAAGGATGCCAAGGCCGTTATCATGTCGCCGAACCTGGTGGCGGCGCGGTTCATTCAGCTTGCCCCGGCATATACCGGCGGGGCGGTGCTGCCCGACGGCGCGAGCATCGACCTGAACCGCACCGCGGTCCCGGTGGAATGGGACGAGGTCAAGGAGGCGCTGACCCAACTGGCCGTCTCGCTGGGCCCGGCGGGTGGGTCCGTGCAGGGCCCGTTGGGCGCGGCGATCAATCAGGCCGCGGACACGTTCGATGGTAAGGGCCAATCGTTCCACGGTGCGCTGCAAGAGCTTTCGCAGGTTGCTGGGCGACTGGGGGATTCACGCAATGACATCTTCGGTACGGTCAAGAACCTGCAGGTTCTGGTCAACGCGTTGTCGGCGAGCAACGAGCAGATCGTGCAGTTCGCCGGAAGCGTGGCCTCGGTGTCGCAGGTACTCGCCGACAGCTCGCGCCACCTGGACAACACCCTGGGCACGCTCAATCAAGCACTGACCGATATCCGCGGCTTCCTGCACGAGAACAACTCGACGCTGATCGATACGGTCAACCAGCTCAACGACTTCAGCAAGACATTGAGCGATCAGAGCGACAACATCGAACAGATCTTGCACGTCGCCGGTCCCGGTATCGCCAACTTCTACAACATCTATGACCCGGCACAGGGCACACTGAACGGCCTGTTGTCCATCCCCGAGTTCGCCAACCCGGTGCAGTTCATCTGCGGCGGGTCGTTCGAAACCGCGGCGGGGTCGAGGGCACCCGACTACTATCGGCGCGCCGAGCTGTGCCGCGAGCGCCTGGGGCCGGTGCTGCGCCGGCTGGCGGTGAACTACCCGCCGGTCATGTTCCACCCGCTCAACACGATCACGGCGTATAAGGGCCAGATCATCTACGACACACCGGAAACCCAAGCCAAGGCGCAGACACCGATCCCGCAGCTGACGTGGATACCGGCCCCGGGTGTCCCGCCGCCCGCCGTCCAGAATCCGGCGGACCTGCAGGCTCTGCTGGTGCCGACGGCCCCGCAGGCCGGCCCGCCGCCGGGCGCGCCGGCTGGTGCTGGCCCGGCGCCAGCCCCGGGACCAGCACCCGGATCCGCGTTCGGTCCCCTTCCGGGTCCCGCGCAGGGACCTTCGGCGGGGCTGCAAAATGGCCCGGGGGCCGGCGGATGA
- a CDS encoding virulence factor Mce family protein, with translation MRRILLRSSALASGTVLLAGCQFGGLNSLSMPGTAGHGSGAYSITVEMPDVATMPQNSPVMVDDVTVGSVSGIAAEQRADGSFYAAVKLALDKNVVLPANATATVAQTSLLGSLHIDLAPPKGKPATGRLVDGSKISESNTGRFPTTEEVFSALGVVVNKGNLGALEEITDETYQAVAGRQGQFKDLMPRLAELTSGLNRQVGDIINAVDGLNRFSATLERDKANLGRALDTLPEALKVLNKNREHIVEAFSALKKLATVTSHVLSKTKVDFAEDLKALYSVVKALNDNRKNLVTSLQILLTFPFPNYGIKQAVRGDYLNVFTTFDLTLRRLGETFFTTSYALDPNMMHMSEILNPPDFLTGELANLSGQAADPFKIPPGTASGQ, from the coding sequence ATGAGAAGAATCCTGTTGCGCAGCAGCGCATTGGCATCGGGCACTGTGTTGCTCGCCGGTTGCCAATTCGGCGGCCTGAATTCGCTGTCGATGCCTGGCACCGCCGGTCACGGCAGTGGCGCATACTCGATCACTGTCGAGATGCCCGATGTCGCCACGATGCCGCAGAACTCGCCGGTAATGGTCGACGATGTCACGGTCGGCAGTGTGTCCGGTATCGCTGCCGAGCAGCGAGCGGACGGATCTTTCTATGCCGCAGTAAAATTGGCGTTGGACAAGAACGTCGTGCTGCCGGCTAACGCGACCGCGACGGTCGCGCAGACGTCGTTGCTCGGTTCGCTGCACATCGATCTGGCCCCGCCGAAGGGCAAGCCGGCCACCGGCAGGCTCGTCGACGGTTCCAAGATCTCGGAGTCAAACACGGGCCGCTTCCCCACGACCGAAGAGGTTTTCTCTGCCCTCGGTGTCGTGGTCAACAAGGGCAATCTCGGTGCGCTGGAAGAGATCACCGACGAGACCTACCAGGCCGTGGCCGGTCGGCAAGGCCAGTTCAAGGATCTGATGCCCAGGCTGGCCGAACTGACCTCGGGACTCAACCGGCAGGTCGGCGACATCATCAACGCGGTCGACGGTCTGAACCGATTTTCCGCGACCCTGGAGCGCGACAAGGCCAACCTGGGCCGGGCGCTCGACACTCTGCCCGAAGCGCTGAAGGTACTCAACAAGAACCGGGAACACATTGTCGAGGCGTTCTCCGCGCTGAAGAAATTGGCGACGGTTACCTCGCACGTGCTGTCGAAGACGAAGGTGGACTTCGCCGAAGATCTCAAAGCTCTGTACTCGGTGGTGAAGGCGCTCAACGATAACCGGAAGAATCTCGTCACGTCGCTGCAGATATTGCTGACGTTCCCGTTCCCCAACTACGGCATCAAGCAAGCCGTGCGGGGCGATTACCTCAACGTGTTCACCACGTTCGACCTCACCTTGCGCCGGCTTGGTGAGACGTTCTTCACCACGTCGTATGCGCTCGATCCGAACATGATGCACATGAGCGAAATCCTCAACCCGCCCGATTTCTTGACCGGCGAACTGGCCAACCTGTCCGGACAGGCGGCCGACCCGTTCAAGATTCCACCCGGCACGGCTTCGGGACAGTAG
- a CDS encoding virulence factor Mce family protein → MIDKLTRIQLWIFALITAITLTIMAIFYLRLPATFGIGTYLASADFVAGGGLYKSANVTYRGVAVGRVESVGLNPNGVTAEMRLNSGTPIPSNVVATVKSVSAVGEQYVDLVPPKDPASTKLHNGSRIDRANTRIGQDVSDLLKRAETLVNSLGDTKLRELLHETFQAANGSGPELARLLESARLLVDEANADYPQVSQLIDQAGPLLQSQIRAGADIKSLADGLARFTSEVQHADPQLRSTLATAPDAIDEANTAFTGIRPSFPALAASLANLGRVGVIYHKSIEQLLVVLPALFAAIITMAGGPPLDEGGKLDFKLDLNDPPPCAVGFLPPPLMRTPADETVRELPRDMYCKVAQNDPSTVRGARNYPCQEFPGKRAPTIQLCRDPKGYVPIGRNPWRGPPVPYNTPQTNGLNTLPPNKFPYIPLEAEPDPGTPIVGPPPPGVVPGPGPLPNKQPAFDPPPPNDSGPPPGNPSWMPPGVPPVPPQIPFPKWLPPPSPPQAMGPPVAPSLPNGPAYTTYDESTGAFRDPAGGTGIFAAGANTSNAENWEDLMLDPRPM, encoded by the coding sequence ATGATAGACAAACTCACCAGGATTCAGCTCTGGATATTCGCGTTGATCACCGCGATCACGCTGACCATCATGGCGATCTTCTATCTGCGGCTGCCCGCGACGTTCGGCATCGGAACCTATCTGGCCAGTGCCGACTTCGTCGCCGGAGGCGGCCTGTACAAGAGCGCAAACGTCACTTATCGGGGAGTCGCGGTCGGCCGGGTGGAGTCGGTGGGGCTGAACCCCAACGGTGTTACCGCCGAAATGCGGCTGAACAGCGGCACTCCCATTCCGTCGAACGTCGTCGCCACCGTGAAGAGTGTCTCGGCGGTCGGTGAGCAATACGTCGACCTGGTGCCGCCCAAGGATCCGGCATCGACCAAGTTGCACAACGGATCTCGGATCGATCGGGCCAACACCCGGATCGGCCAAGATGTTTCCGATCTGTTGAAACGGGCCGAGACGCTGGTCAACAGCCTCGGGGACACCAAGTTACGGGAGCTGTTGCACGAGACATTCCAGGCGGCTAACGGGTCGGGGCCGGAGCTGGCCCGGCTGCTCGAATCGGCCCGGTTACTGGTGGATGAGGCCAACGCCGACTACCCGCAGGTCTCGCAGTTGATCGATCAGGCGGGCCCACTCCTGCAATCCCAGATCCGCGCCGGCGCCGACATCAAGTCGCTGGCAGATGGGTTGGCGCGGTTCACTTCCGAGGTGCAACACGCCGACCCTCAGCTTCGGTCGACGCTGGCGACCGCACCGGACGCAATCGACGAGGCCAACACCGCGTTCACCGGCATCCGCCCCAGTTTCCCCGCGCTGGCCGCCAGCCTCGCCAACCTGGGTCGGGTGGGCGTCATCTACCACAAGTCGATCGAACAACTCCTGGTCGTGCTGCCGGCGCTGTTCGCCGCGATCATCACGATGGCGGGTGGGCCTCCTCTTGACGAGGGCGGCAAGCTGGACTTCAAGCTCGACCTCAACGACCCGCCGCCGTGCGCCGTCGGCTTCCTGCCGCCACCGTTGATGCGTACACCGGCCGACGAGACGGTGCGCGAGCTGCCAAGAGACATGTACTGCAAGGTCGCTCAGAACGATCCGAGCACCGTGCGCGGCGCACGCAACTACCCCTGCCAAGAATTTCCCGGCAAGCGGGCTCCGACGATTCAGCTGTGTCGTGACCCGAAGGGCTATGTTCCGATCGGCCGTAACCCGTGGCGTGGTCCACCGGTCCCGTACAACACGCCCCAGACAAATGGGCTGAACACTTTGCCGCCCAACAAGTTCCCCTACATTCCGCTAGAAGCGGAGCCGGATCCGGGTACTCCGATCGTCGGGCCGCCGCCACCTGGTGTGGTGCCCGGGCCCGGGCCGTTGCCCAACAAGCAGCCCGCCTTCGATCCGCCGCCGCCAAACGACAGCGGGCCGCCGCCGGGCAATCCGTCATGGATGCCGCCGGGCGTCCCGCCGGTGCCGCCCCAGATCCCGTTCCCGAAGTGGCTGCCGCCGCCATCGCCACCACAGGCTATGGGGCCGCCAGTCGCGCCGAGCCTGCCTAACGGCCCCGCGTACACGACCTATGACGAAAGCACCGGAGCATTCCGGGACCCGGCAGGAGGCACTGGTATCTTCGCGGCCGGCGCGAACACGTCCAACGCCGAGAATTGGGAGGACCTGATGCTTGATCCAAGGCCGATGTAG